The sequence TAACGCTGGAACCTCCAGAGTGTTCTAATGCTGGAACCTCCAGAGTGTTCTAACACTGGAACCTCCAGAAACACTGGAACCTCCTGAGTGCTGGAACCTCCAGAGTGTTCTAACGCTGGAACCTCCTGAGTGTTCTAACACTGGAACCTCCAGAGTGTTCTAACACTGGAACCTCCAGAGTGTTCTAACACTGGAACCTCCAGAGTGTTCTAACACTGGAACCTCCAGAGTGTTCTAACACTGGAACCTCCAAAGTGTTCTAACACTGGAACCTCCAGAGTGTTCTAACACTGGAACCTCCAGAGTGTTCTAACACTGGAACCTCCAGAGTGTTCTAACACTGGAACCTCCAAAGTGTTCTAACACTGGAACCTCCAGTGTTCCAAATACTTTGATGACAAGTGGCCATGAGAGAGAAACACATTTGACAAATTCCACACGCCATAAACAGTGTGTATTGCTTTTTTGTTTCTtgcaaatgtttattttatttagatTTTTCATATTGCCAAATTTGAAAGCATCAGCCTTCATTAGAGAGTGTGTAATTTTCAATTGACACACTACAATGAACACAAACAAAGTTGATCATGCTTTAATACATCAAAATACAAACAATATAAAGCATACTGCATCAACTCTAATACAGGGATGTAACGGATTAAATATTTGCCTTAATGAAGGTATTCATTAATTATATTAAATGTAAGTTgtaatcacaggaggttggtggcaccttaattggggagaacagaCTTGTGGTAATAACTGGAGCGgattcagtggaatggtatcaaatatatcaaacacatggtttccgttccatttgctccattctgGCCATTATTATAAGCTGTTctaccctcagcagcctccactataaaaacctgagaagaaacaTCAGTTTAGAGGGCTTCCAAAGGTGAGTAGCATATTCAACATGGCACATTCAACATGAAACTCAGTTATCAACACAAGGCATAACAGTTCATTTTTGTACGGAGTTGCTATTACTCCTTAGCATGGAGAGTGGTGGTGTCCCACAGCCCTATACTATATCTAAGGCCCACCTGACCTGACCAGGAATGGCTCAGGGCCCTAGCTATGGGCTAAACCACAGGGAGGtgtttctctcagtctctgtatCCCTGAGTGGAGTGCAGACTGCAGTCATGTCGgggggtggtagtggtagtgatggtggtggtggtgatggtgctcGTGGTGGTGCTCATGCCTCTGAGCCAGGGAGACCAAGCCCCCATACAAGGCAGGCAGGCTGGgcagcatctccctctctccccctggctgAGCTTGAGAAGCAGGCTGGTGTAGGTGGTGGAGGGTTCTGGAGGGGGACCCAGCTTCTCTAGCCCTGGAGCGAAGCCTCTTACTGTGGCTGTGCTGTAAGGGGAGTTGGGGCTGGAAGTGTGGCTGGGAGGAGTGGCACCACATGAAGGGCTGGTGGCCATGGAGCTTGCTTGATTTGCCCCCacgtcctcctccccctcctcctcctccacttcctctgtctctttccactGCCTTGACGTGGCCCCTGAGAGACCTGTTGAAGGAGAGGCCCCTACCTCTGGACTCAGTTGCGCCGCAGTTCTCCCCTACCAACACTGAGCGGTGCTGCTGGTCTGAGCGTGCGTCCACTCTGGTCTCCCGAGAGGGGGCGTCTGCAGAGGATGGACAACAAACATCATGTTATGTTGCCATTTCTCTTTGTTGAATGTCATTCATCTTTGGTGTATTTTCAGTAAAAACATGTTGACTTTAGTGCCTCAAAAGTGCTGAAAATGGTCATTGTGTACCTACCTGCATTGTCAAACTTGGAGGAATAGTTCTCTACCCCAGCTAGGTCTAAGTAGTGGTTCCTGCGTTCTGTGTTTTCATCCACACAGTGAAAAATCCTCTCTGGGCTCCCAGCCTCCTCCTGCTGGACCTCCATTCTGTCACCTGTTCTAGAGCCCCGGCCAGAG comes from Oncorhynchus gorbuscha isolate QuinsamMale2020 ecotype Even-year linkage group LG24, OgorEven_v1.0, whole genome shotgun sequence and encodes:
- the LOC124012159 gene encoding naked cuticle-like protein 3, with the translated sequence MGKLQSKHACKRRENPEGGSFAANVLTCQGEWEHTGLHTHTIRFKQELCRREVKEEQVLDHKCPLQVVLPPEEKESSIHLPFRQPRKRNSHVDDTECTVVLEDDTRQERVFTLYHFDNSGKVTKQGMCSLMQSIYEVVEASAKQPSCSSTALKVKLVVGPSSSSGRGSRTGDRMEVQQEEAGSPERIFHCVDENTERRNHYLDLAGVENYSSKFDNADAPSRETRVDARSDQQHRSVLVGENCGATESRGRGLSFNRSLRGHVKAVERDRGSGGGGGGGGRGGKSSKLHGHQPFMWCHSSQPHFQPQLPLQHSHSKRLRSRAREAGSPSRTLHHLHQPASQAQPGGEREMLPSLPALYGGLVSLAQRHEHHHEHHHHHHHHYHYHPPT